A region of bacterium DNA encodes the following proteins:
- the rsmA gene encoding 16S rRNA (adenine(1518)-N(6)/adenine(1519)-N(6))-dimethyltransferase RsmA, with protein sequence MDKFLTKKKLRELLVSENLDIKKYLGQHFLVDRNARDKLLSFAEISKEDVIFEIGPGLGALTEYLIEKSKCVYGFEIDNHLCKILNKRFGHYKNFNLIETDFLQTDENFWRNFERVKVIGNTPYYLSSPIVFHILKFLKKISLSLLTVQKEVGEKFVAHPGNKNYGPISILLSLYTDSKICYSLKKDVFFPKPEVQSVAVKIIPLEQPKIEVEKKFWEFLPLIFNNRRKKLVNVINKIFKLSKEDIIKIINKIGISENSRVEELEPEKIYQLYQMVNIQATVFPEK encoded by the coding sequence ATGGATAAATTTCTTACGAAGAAAAAATTAAGAGAACTTTTAGTTAGTGAGAATTTAGATATAAAAAAATATTTAGGACAACATTTTTTAGTTGATAGAAATGCAAGAGATAAACTTCTTTCATTTGCAGAAATTTCAAAAGAAGATGTTATATTTGAAATTGGTCCTGGACTTGGGGCACTTACAGAATATCTAATTGAAAAGTCAAAATGTGTATATGGTTTTGAAATAGATAACCACCTTTGTAAAATTTTAAATAAGAGATTTGGTCATTATAAAAACTTCAATCTTATAGAGACAGATTTTTTACAGACAGATGAAAATTTCTGGAGGAATTTTGAAAGAGTAAAAGTAATTGGAAATACTCCTTACTATTTAAGTTCTCCTATTGTTTTTCATATTCTCAAATTCTTAAAAAAAATATCTCTATCTCTTCTTACAGTCCAAAAAGAAGTTGGAGAAAAGTTTGTTGCTCATCCAGGAAATAAAAATTATGGTCCTATATCAATTCTTCTTTCCCTTTACACAGATAGCAAAATATGTTATTCTTTAAAAAAAGATGTTTTCTTCCCAAAACCAGAAGTACAGTCAGTTGCAGTAAAAATTATTCCTTTGGAACAGCCAAAAATTGAAGTTGAAAAAAAATTCTGGGAATTTTTACCATTAATTTTTAATAATAGAAGGAAAAAATTAGTCAATGTAATAAATAAAATTTTTAAATTATCAAAAGAAGATATTATAAAAATAATAAATAAAATTGGTATTTCAGAAAATAGCAGAGTAGAGGAGTTAGAACCAGAAAAGATATATCAACTCTATCAAATGGTAAATATACAAGCAACTGTGTTTCCTGAGAAGTAG
- a CDS encoding Gfo/Idh/MocA family oxidoreductase: MNKVRIGVIGVGGMGSAHCLIIKEIEEGELTCVSDVEEEVAKKKGEEFGVKSFTDYRELIKSGLCDAVIVATPHWFHPEISVFAFENGLHVLSEKPIAVTVSAADRMIESAEKNNKIFAVMYQRRAEWLIRKAKEIVTNGKIGEIIKAVCIDPWYRSQAYYNSATWRATWIGEGGGVLINQAPHTIDIFTYLAGLPSKVEAKTRTKLHDIEVEDEVSAFLEYRNGAWGYYYTSTCEPVGPFYLEVSGDKGKIVIRGDQITFYNYETPIKEFTEKAPDMWASIKTEEEKIIASSNFETGHKVIIKNFVRNILYNEKLIAPGKEGLNTIEFMNACILSGKKNKVVNIPVDRKEYDDLIETLKKTSRGKKVVKIQRVTDPNIKK; encoded by the coding sequence ATGAATAAAGTAAGAATTGGCGTAATAGGAGTTGGAGGGATGGGCTCTGCTCACTGTTTAATTATAAAAGAAATTGAAGAGGGTGAATTAACTTGTGTATCAGATGTTGAAGAAGAAGTTGCAAAGAAAAAAGGAGAAGAATTTGGAGTAAAGAGTTTTACTGATTATAGGGAATTGATAAAAAGTGGACTTTGTGATGCAGTTATTGTTGCAACACCCCATTGGTTTCATCCAGAAATATCTGTTTTTGCTTTTGAGAATGGGCTACATGTTTTAAGTGAAAAACCAATTGCAGTCACTGTTTCTGCTGCTGATAGAATGATTGAATCAGCGGAGAAGAATAATAAAATTTTTGCTGTTATGTATCAGAGAAGAGCAGAATGGTTGATAAGAAAAGCAAAAGAAATAGTTACTAATGGGAAAATTGGAGAAATTATAAAAGCAGTTTGTATTGACCCATGGTATAGGTCTCAAGCATATTATAATAGTGCAACATGGCGCGCTACATGGATTGGTGAAGGTGGAGGGGTTTTAATAAATCAAGCACCTCATACAATTGATATTTTTACCTATTTAGCAGGATTGCCATCTAAAGTTGAAGCAAAAACGAGGACAAAATTACATGATATTGAAGTAGAGGATGAAGTATCTGCATTTTTAGAATATAGAAATGGTGCATGGGGTTATTATTACACTTCAACATGTGAACCAGTTGGTCCTTTTTATTTAGAGGTCTCTGGAGATAAAGGGAAAATTGTAATAAGAGGGGACCAGATTACTTTTTACAATTATGAGACACCAATAAAGGAATTTACGGAAAAAGCACCTGATATGTGGGCATCAATAAAAACAGAAGAGGAAAAAATTATTGCCTCTTCAAATTTTGAAACAGGACATAAGGTAATAATAAAAAATTTTGTTAGAAATATACTCTATAATGAAAAACTTATTGCCCCTGGAAAAGAAGGACTTAATACAATTGAATTTATGAATGCATGTATTTTATCAGGGAAGAAAAATAAAGTTGTTAATATACCTGTTGATAGAAAAGAATATGATGATTTAATTGAAACATTGAAAAAAACTTCAAGGGGAAAAAAAGTAGTAAAAATACAGAGAGTTACTGACCCCAATATTAAAAAGTAG
- a CDS encoding alpha/beta hydrolase family protein: MQRNSNTFNYFMKVVDNISPKLSWNAKTISTHYIWRKKLESKLQELLGKMPKKVPLEVDWDEKIETKSFIRNKIYIRSEKDYWIPSYYFLPKKLKAKTPAIICLHGHRGILPYIREGTKEQKALGKRHSLDYAPFFAENGYITIAPIQRGWNETRYAEPSQYGDCYRVTMDAFLIGMTPIGVRVWDCMRIVDFLKTQDEVDKLKIGVAGLSGGGTTSLFLSAMDERIKLAMIAGYFCTFRDSIYQIFHCICNCVPHIMEWAEMSDIAALIAPRPLLIISGEKDPIFPIEGTKKAYKMLEKVYKMFGEEENLENDFFEGEHQWSNRKTIQFLKKHFI; the protein is encoded by the coding sequence ATGCAAAGAAATAGTAATACATTTAATTATTTCATGAAAGTAGTTGATAATATTTCTCCAAAACTTTCCTGGAATGCAAAAACAATTTCAACCCATTATATCTGGAGAAAAAAACTTGAGTCAAAACTTCAAGAATTATTGGGGAAAATGCCAAAAAAAGTTCCTTTAGAAGTTGATTGGGATGAAAAAATTGAAACAAAATCATTTATAAGAAACAAAATTTATATCCGCTCTGAAAAAGATTATTGGATTCCTTCCTATTACTTTTTACCAAAAAAATTAAAAGCAAAAACCCCAGCAATAATTTGTCTTCATGGACATAGGGGAATATTACCTTATATTCGTGAAGGTACTAAAGAACAAAAAGCATTAGGGAAAAGGCATTCTTTAGATTATGCTCCTTTTTTTGCAGAAAATGGGTATATAACAATAGCACCTATTCAAAGAGGATGGAATGAAACAAGGTATGCTGAACCTTCTCAATATGGAGATTGTTATAGAGTAACTATGGATGCCTTTTTAATAGGTATGACACCTATTGGAGTTAGAGTATGGGATTGTATGCGTATTGTTGACTTTTTAAAAACTCAAGATGAGGTTGATAAATTAAAAATTGGAGTTGCAGGCCTCTCAGGAGGAGGAACTACATCTTTATTCTTATCAGCAATGGATGAGAGAATAAAACTTGCAATGATTGCCGGGTATTTTTGTACTTTTAGAGATTCTATTTACCAGATATTTCATTGTATATGTAATTGTGTCCCTCATATTATGGAATGGGCAGAAATGAGCGATATTGCTGCTCTCATTGCTCCAAGACCTTTGTTAATAATAAGTGGCGAAAAAGACCCAATTTTTCCTATTGAAGGGACAAAAAAAGCATATAAAATGTTAGAAAAGGTTTATAAAATGTTTGG
- the rplM gene encoding 50S ribosomal protein L13, which translates to MEKTSVAKKEKIKRNWYVVDAEGKILGRLASKVAGILMGKNKPIYTPNVDTGDFVIVINADKIKVTGKKLVDKIYYKHSGYLGGLKKENLFSLLNRKPEFVIKHAVWGMLPKNKLGRQMIKKLKVYRGTNHHHEAQKPEVIEF; encoded by the coding sequence ATGGAAAAAACATCCGTTGCTAAAAAAGAAAAAATAAAAAGAAATTGGTATGTTGTTGACGCAGAAGGAAAAATACTTGGACGACTTGCAAGTAAAGTCGCCGGAATTCTTATGGGAAAAAATAAACCAATTTATACGCCAAATGTTGATACAGGTGATTTTGTTATTGTGATTAATGCAGACAAAATTAAAGTTACTGGCAAAAAATTGGTTGATAAAATTTATTATAAACATTCCGGATATTTAGGTGGATTAAAAAAAGAAAATTTATTTTCTCTTCTTAATAGAAAGCCAGAATTTGTTATAAAACATGCTGTTTGGGGGATGTTGCCTAAAAATAAACTTGGTAGACAGATGATTAAGAAATTAAAAGTTTATCGTGGAACCAATCATCATCACGAGGCACAAAAGCCAGAAGTTATTGAATTTTAA
- a CDS encoding SurA N-terminal domain-containing protein yields MKKIIFIFAFFVPFLFSADKIVAFVENSPVFESEVYQIISYDKLSYDEALEKVIQRKLIVEKSKKEDIKVSDEEIGKEFQKIRQSFPDEKSFMENLKKNGLTISQLKNIIKEQIISRKYIDKEIISKIEIPPSEIANFINNHLEITKYNFKFKWFETKKAAEEFCLSPDITKMEESGYLKEDEILSEILTNLKKIGKGEFSSPFEVGNKFIVVYLSDVKKEKVENLKDLYITARRKIFNEKFNTMYKQLVSKLKNEMLVRIIE; encoded by the coding sequence ATGAAAAAGATTATATTTATTTTTGCTTTTTTTGTACCATTTTTGTTTTCTGCTGATAAAATAGTTGCATTTGTTGAAAATTCTCCTGTTTTTGAAAGTGAGGTCTACCAAATTATTTCTTATGATAAACTTTCTTATGATGAAGCACTTGAAAAAGTAATTCAGAGAAAACTTATTGTTGAAAAAAGCAAAAAAGAAGATATCAAGGTAAGTGATGAAGAAATTGGAAAAGAATTTCAAAAAATAAGACAATCTTTTCCAGATGAGAAAAGTTTTATGGAAAATCTTAAAAAAAACGGATTAACAATCTCACAACTGAAAAATATAATAAAAGAACAAATAATATCAAGAAAATATATTGATAAAGAAATAATAAGCAAAATAGAAATTCCACCGTCAGAAATAGCAAATTTTATAAACAATCATTTAGAGATAACAAAATACAATTTTAAATTTAAGTGGTTTGAGACAAAAAAAGCAGCGGAAGAATTTTGTCTTTCACCCGATATTACAAAAATGGAAGAAAGTGGATATTTAAAAGAGGATGAAATTTTATCTGAAATACTTACAAATTTAAAAAAAATTGGTAAAGGTGAATTTTCTTCTCCATTTGAGGTTGGTAATAAATTTATTGTTGTATATCTTTCAGATGTAAAAAAAGAAAAAGTAGAAAATTTAAAGGACTTATATATTACAGCAAGAAGAAAAATTTTTAATGAAAAATTTAATACAATGTATAAGCAACTTGTTTCTAAATTAAAAAATGAAATGCTTGTCCGAATAATAGAATGA
- a CDS encoding prepilin-type N-terminal cleavage/methylation domain-containing protein yields the protein MKKGFSFLEIVIVIFIFSILLIPTTFVILNYQKNLSLESAVSEIVEVLDYARNCAKSEREKFLVKFEDKNFYIIKNGKVVNKIQHLPQHIYFKEITDGLNPVVFLPDGTTEMAGHIILGIENKNDEKKIVVNNITGKCIIK from the coding sequence ATGAAAAAAGGTTTTTCTTTTTTAGAAATTGTTATTGTAATTTTCATTTTTTCAATTTTACTTATTCCAACAACATTTGTAATTCTCAATTATCAAAAAAATTTATCTCTTGAAAGTGCTGTAAGTGAAATAGTTGAAGTGCTTGATTATGCAAGAAATTGTGCTAAGAGTGAAAGAGAAAAATTTTTAGTAAAATTTGAAGATAAAAATTTTTATATTATAAAAAATGGAAAAGTTGTTAATAAAATTCAACATCTTCCACAACATATATATTTCAAAGAAATTACAGATGGATTAAATCCTGTCGTTTTTTTACCTGATGGGACAACAGAAATGGCAGGGCATATAATTTTAGGAATTGAAAATAAAAATGATGAAAAAAAGATAGTTGTTAATAATATTACAGGGAAATGTATAATAAAATGA
- a CDS encoding peptidoglycan DD-metalloendopeptidase family protein, with translation MRGKILSAIFLFFLVLSPFFLIKYRNSTKKEKEEKYRIIDGVIFTGDCIINILQQSGISSNVALSIANKLSTVFNTRSSNIGDRYRIYFDNENGNFIKFVYYSVPLDFYTVQYDEKNKDFFVSSGKVKAEKEILGVKGEINSSLYDSMIKQNVNSEIIIQFAEIFASKIDFFTDCKKGDKFVILWESYKDKKGNILKDIKVVAGEYINYNNTYYAFYFEPQDNKKGGYYDENGQSVETAFLKSPLNYRRISSYFSYRRFHPIHKIYQPHLGIDYVAPAGTPVSSIGEGVIIFAGFSNNGYGNNVKIKHPNGYISYYGHLSKIKKGIKKGISVKKGEVIGFVGMTGLATGHHLDYRIKKNDKFINFLKLKLPPSYPIDKKYIPEFEKIKEQYIEKMSTF, from the coding sequence ATGAGAGGTAAGATTTTATCTGCTATTTTTTTATTTTTTCTTGTTCTTTCACCATTTTTTCTAATAAAATATAGAAATTCAACAAAAAAGGAAAAGGAAGAAAAATATAGAATTATTGATGGAGTAATTTTCACAGGAGATTGTATAATTAACATTTTACAACAAAGTGGTATTTCTTCTAATGTTGCCCTATCTATTGCAAATAAATTAAGTACTGTTTTCAACACAAGAAGTTCAAATATTGGTGATAGATATAGAATTTATTTTGATAATGAAAATGGGAATTTTATAAAATTTGTTTATTATAGCGTACCATTAGATTTTTATACTGTTCAATATGATGAAAAAAATAAGGATTTTTTTGTTTCATCAGGGAAGGTAAAAGCAGAAAAAGAGATATTGGGAGTAAAAGGAGAAATAAATTCTTCCCTTTATGATAGTATGATAAAACAAAATGTGAATTCGGAAATAATAATACAATTTGCAGAAATTTTTGCCTCAAAAATTGACTTTTTTACTGATTGCAAGAAAGGAGATAAGTTCGTTATTCTCTGGGAATCATATAAAGATAAAAAAGGGAATATTTTAAAAGATATTAAGGTTGTTGCAGGGGAATATATAAATTATAATAATACTTACTATGCTTTTTATTTTGAACCACAAGATAATAAAAAAGGTGGATATTACGATGAAAATGGACAAAGTGTTGAAACAGCATTTTTAAAATCACCTTTAAATTATAGAAGGATTTCATCATATTTTTCTTATAGAAGATTTCATCCAATACATAAAATTTATCAGCCACATTTAGGAATTGATTATGTTGCTCCTGCTGGGACGCCTGTTTCCTCAATAGGTGAGGGAGTTATTATTTTTGCTGGATTTAGTAATAATGGATATGGAAATAATGTCAAAATAAAACATCCAAATGGATATATTTCCTACTATGGGCATCTATCAAAAATAAAAAAGGGAATAAAAAAAGGTATTAGTGTAAAAAAGGGAGAAGTAATTGGTTTTGTTGGGATGACAGGGCTTGCAACTGGACATCATTTAGATTATAGAATTAAGAAAAATGATAAATTTATAAACTTCTTAAAATTAAAATTGCCACCTTCTTACCCAATTGATAAAAAATACATTCCCGAATTTGAAAAAATTAAAGAGCAATATATTGAGAAAATGTCTACTTTTTAA
- a CDS encoding prepilin-type N-terminal cleavage/methylation domain-containing protein yields the protein MKKDILHIHSEENKGFTLIEVLVSIVILTIIIFSSMFIFKESVRKFRKNTYEKEIYKTATETFQTIEKYLKNAKINNLNGKLRMNFKGQKQWVKFISTTEESKESDFLKVGIYFQDNNLKMSIEKIDEESDFSFKKGFPGAQILAENIRNFEILYFDGTNYVSNWDTENTEEPQLPPFVKIIMEIESGMKVEGKKLNKNFERIIKVGYE from the coding sequence TTGAAAAAAGATATTTTACATATTCATTCAGAAGAGAATAAAGGGTTTACCTTAATTGAGGTTTTAGTTTCAATTGTAATTCTTACAATCATTATTTTTTCTTCTATGTTTATTTTTAAAGAAAGTGTAAGAAAATTTAGAAAAAATACATATGAAAAAGAAATTTATAAAACAGCAACAGAAACATTTCAGACAATTGAAAAATATCTTAAAAATGCCAAAATAAACAATTTAAATGGAAAATTAAGAATGAACTTTAAAGGTCAGAAACAATGGGTCAAATTTATATCTACCACAGAAGAAAGTAAAGAGAGTGATTTTTTGAAAGTCGGGATATATTTCCAGGATAATAACTTAAAAATGTCTATTGAAAAAATTGATGAAGAAAGTGATTTTAGTTTTAAGAAAGGTTTTCCGGGGGCACAAATTCTTGCAGAAAATATTAGAAATTTCGAAATTTTATATTTTGATGGAACAAATTATGTTTCAAACTGGGATACAGAAAACACAGAAGAGCCCCAATTACCTCCATTTGTTAAGATTATTATGGAAATTGAATCAGGAATGAAAGTTGAAGGAAAAAAATTAAATAAAAATTTTGAAAGAATAATAAAGGTGGGTTATGAATAG
- a CDS encoding peptidyl-prolyl cis-trans isomerase yields MGKLKIESGKFTIVKLKNFSKKHEKKIILFFLCILLVLFALLFLHFKKIKDETVAVVNGYRITFDDILTKAETSPVFYQEYLKIEPKFFVEEYINQILLFQKAKQNERKYKKEIEEKMKNYYIDLLTNIYVEKELTEKIKVSEEEIQDYYNKNISDFVIPEKVNLYEIVTDSKDKAVEILSRLSIGESFEDIAERESISNSAKNGGNLGWIDVEKLDHEIASLVTKISPGQILANIFKTDMGYHIIKLAGRTERRVLTLEEARQSIINMIKTQRKKKEVEKFVKNLRENSKIQIFPGKIEEIKTRIK; encoded by the coding sequence ATGGGTAAATTGAAAATTGAAAGCGGAAAATTTACAATTGTAAAATTAAAAAATTTTTCTAAGAAACATGAGAAAAAAATTATTTTATTCTTTTTATGTATTCTTCTTGTTTTATTTGCACTTCTTTTTCTCCACTTTAAAAAAATAAAAGATGAAACAGTGGCAGTTGTAAATGGATATAGAATTACTTTTGATGATATACTGACAAAAGCAGAAACATCTCCAGTATTTTATCAGGAATATTTAAAAATTGAACCAAAATTTTTTGTTGAGGAATACATAAATCAGATTCTCCTCTTTCAAAAAGCAAAACAAAATGAGAGAAAATATAAAAAAGAAATTGAAGAGAAAATGAAAAATTACTATATTGACTTACTCACAAACATTTATGTAGAAAAAGAGTTAACAGAAAAAATAAAAGTAAGTGAAGAAGAAATACAGGACTATTACAACAAAAATATAAGTGATTTTGTTATTCCTGAAAAAGTTAATCTATATGAAATTGTTACAGATAGTAAAGATAAAGCAGTTGAAATTTTATCAAGATTATCCATTGGAGAGTCATTTGAAGATATAGCAGAAAGAGAGTCAATAAGTAATTCAGCAAAAAATGGAGGTAATTTAGGTTGGATTGATGTAGAAAAATTAGACCATGAAATTGCATCTCTTGTAACAAAGATAAGTCCAGGGCAAATTCTAGCAAATATCTTTAAAACAGACATGGGATATCATATTATAAAACTCGCTGGCAGGACTGAGAGGAGAGTTTTAACATTGGAAGAGGCAAGGCAATCAATTATAAATATGATAAAGACCCAGAGAAAGAAAAAAGAAGTAGAGAAATTTGTTAAAAATTTAAGAGAGAATAGCAAAATACAAATTTTTCCTGGTAAGATAGAGGAAATAAAGACAAGAATAAAATGA
- a CDS encoding homocitrate synthase — protein sequence MNKIYIIDVTNRDGVQTARLGLAKLEKTMINYYLNQMGIFQSEFGFPLTSHEINYLNANLKLVKKKCLYPIRLSGWLRAIPSDVENAFKNVPDLQHLNISISTSDQMIVGKFQGKMKFKDVIKNMGDAVKSAKEKGAKTIGVNAEDASRTDLKNLIEFASAVKEVGANRIRYCDTLGYDSPFSIYERIYKIAKEVKIPIELHCHNDIGMAVACSVAGAKGAIDGGVDAYINTTVNGLGERTGNADLVSVILAIKYASGIEGKYKLDEKVDLKMAWKISHYASYAFRVPIPINQVGVGENAFAHSSGIHVDGALKDRRNYELYNFEELGRGEPEIIETGRMIILGEYSGIKGLRNVYGKLEIKFKDEEEAREILELARYANVHKQKPLVSDELIFIAKYPEEVKQILTMTP from the coding sequence ATGAATAAAATTTACATAATTGATGTTACAAATCGTGATGGAGTTCAAACGGCCCGACTTGGTCTTGCAAAACTTGAAAAAACGATGATAAATTATTATCTAAATCAAATGGGAATTTTTCAGAGTGAATTTGGTTTTCCACTTACATCTCATGAAATAAATTATTTAAATGCTAACTTAAAACTTGTAAAAAAGAAATGTCTATATCCTATACGCCTTTCTGGATGGCTCAGAGCAATACCTTCTGATGTTGAAAATGCTTTTAAAAATGTCCCTGATTTACAACACTTAAATATTTCTATATCAACTTCGGATCAAATGATAGTGGGCAAGTTTCAAGGGAAAATGAAGTTTAAAGATGTAATTAAAAATATGGGTGATGCAGTAAAATCCGCAAAAGAAAAAGGAGCAAAAACAATAGGAGTAAATGCAGAAGATGCTTCAAGAACTGACCTTAAAAATTTAATTGAATTTGCTTCTGCTGTAAAAGAAGTTGGGGCAAACAGAATTAGATATTGTGATACACTTGGTTATGATTCTCCATTTTCAATTTATGAAAGAATTTATAAAATTGCTAAAGAAGTGAAAATCCCAATTGAACTACACTGCCATAATGATATTGGTATGGCTGTTGCCTGTTCTGTGGCGGGAGCAAAAGGAGCCATTGATGGTGGAGTTGATGCTTATATAAACACAACAGTAAATGGATTGGGTGAAAGAACTGGAAATGCTGACCTTGTTTCTGTTATTCTTGCTATAAAATATGCCTCAGGGATTGAAGGAAAATATAAATTAGATGAAAAAGTAGATTTAAAGATGGCATGGAAAATATCCCATTATGCTTCTTATGCTTTTAGAGTTCCAATTCCAATAAATCAGGTAGGAGTTGGAGAAAACGCTTTTGCTCATTCTTCTGGTATCCATGTAGATGGTGCACTTAAAGATAGAAGAAATTATGAATTATACAATTTTGAAGAATTAGGAAGAGGAGAACCAGAAATCATTGAAACAGGAAGAATGATAATATTAGGAGAATATAGTGGTATCAAGGGTTTAAGAAATGTTTATGGAAAATTAGAAATAAAATTTAAAGATGAAGAAGAAGCAAGAGAGATATTAGAATTAGCCAGATATGCAAATGTTCATAAACAAAAACCATTAGTTAGTGACGAATTAATATTTATAGCAAAATATCCTGAAGAAGTAAAACAAATTTTGACAATGACTCCATAG
- the pdxA gene encoding 4-hydroxythreonine-4-phosphate dehydrogenase PdxA has translation MKITGITLGDPAGIGGEIFLKGYNEIKKIKNSFPVLIGDRIVLERNATSLSQKISIKEIKNKNQIDKNCINIFPVNYIKEKNYPIGKNSKICGSASFKYIEFAIDLWKKNQIDALVTLPISKKAWEKAGIKYPGHTELLSEKFNARKTAMIMVADKIMTVLATTHISLKEAIGKLSVQLIVEKVKNGIEFLEKIKVENPVIGVSGLNPHAGEEGLMGDEEIRIIKPAIKKLRKQGINCIGPIVPDAIFRKNIEGEISLIISMYHDQALIPLKTFYFEKLVNFTSGIPMIRTSPGHGTAFDIAYKNKGNPSSFIESYKLAVELLK, from the coding sequence ATGAAAATAACAGGAATAACACTTGGAGACCCAGCAGGAATTGGAGGAGAGATTTTTCTTAAAGGTTATAATGAAATAAAAAAAATAAAAAATTCATTTCCTGTTTTAATTGGTGATAGAATTGTTCTTGAAAGAAATGCCACTTCTTTAAGTCAAAAAATATCTATAAAAGAAATAAAAAACAAAAACCAGATAGATAAAAATTGTATAAATATATTTCCTGTTAATTATATAAAAGAAAAAAATTATCCGATTGGAAAAAACTCAAAAATATGTGGAAGTGCCTCTTTTAAATATATTGAATTTGCAATTGACCTATGGAAGAAAAACCAAATTGATGCACTTGTAACTTTGCCAATTTCAAAAAAAGCATGGGAAAAAGCAGGAATTAAATATCCAGGGCATACTGAATTATTATCTGAAAAATTTAATGCCAGAAAAACAGCAATGATTATGGTTGCTGATAAAATAATGACAGTTCTTGCCACAACTCATATTTCTCTTAAAGAGGCAATTGGGAAATTAAGTGTTCAACTTATAGTTGAAAAAGTAAAAAATGGGATTGAATTTCTTGAAAAAATAAAAGTTGAAAATCCTGTTATTGGTGTTTCTGGGTTAAACCCTCATGCAGGAGAAGAAGGACTTATGGGAGATGAGGAAATAAGAATTATAAAACCAGCAATTAAAAAATTAAGAAAACAAGGAATAAATTGTATTGGTCCTATAGTTCCAGATGCAATATTTAGAAAAAATATAGAAGGAGAAATTTCTCTTATTATTTCAATGTATCATGACCAGGCATTAATTCCACTTAAAACATTTTATTTTGAAAAATTGGTTAACTTTACATCTGGAATACCAATGATAAGGACCAGCCCTGGACATGGAACTGCTTTTGATATTGCATATAAAAATAAGGGAAATCCATCAAGTTTTATTGAAAGTTATAAACTCGCAGTTGAACTATTGAAGTAA